One window of the Ureibacillus sp. FSL W7-1570 genome contains the following:
- a CDS encoding glutamate-5-semialdehyde dehydrogenase has product MKQHIAGSEVQTKGKLAKFSSYLMNLKTTEEKNEALAKIAEQLLLEKEAIIEANKKDLENGKKQGLSDAILDRIMLNEQRIQAMVDAIHQLIELPDPVGEVLESFTKENGLQIEKRRVPLGVVCMIYEARPNVTVDAATLCLKTGNAVILRGSSSAKESNIALVSCIHRALEKTSLPVDAVQLIEDTSHETASELFHLKEYIDVLIPRGGKKLIDLVVREASVPVLETGAGNCHVYVDQSADYDIADKVVINAKTQRPSVCNAAESLLIQEDWFNEHGKKLLESLQDAGVKIIGDEKVCKVLPGASPATEEDYATEFLSLTISVKIVKDVDEAIDHINHFGTKHSEAIITNDERNAEKFLNRVDATSVYVNASTRFTDGFEFGYGAEIGISTQKLHARGPMGLPALTSTKYYIRGNGQIRG; this is encoded by the coding sequence ATGAAACAACATATTGCCGGCTCAGAAGTGCAAACAAAAGGAAAATTGGCCAAGTTCTCAAGCTATTTAATGAATTTGAAGACAACGGAAGAAAAGAACGAAGCACTGGCAAAAATTGCAGAACAGCTGCTTCTCGAAAAGGAAGCGATCATCGAAGCAAATAAAAAAGATTTGGAAAACGGGAAAAAACAAGGCTTATCGGATGCAATCCTTGACCGGATCATGTTGAACGAACAACGCATCCAAGCGATGGTGGATGCCATTCATCAATTGATAGAACTGCCGGATCCAGTTGGAGAGGTGCTTGAAAGCTTTACGAAAGAAAATGGTTTACAAATCGAAAAAAGACGTGTACCGCTCGGTGTAGTATGCATGATTTATGAAGCCCGCCCAAATGTGACAGTTGATGCCGCCACCCTCTGTTTAAAAACCGGTAATGCGGTGATCTTACGCGGAAGCTCATCGGCAAAAGAATCCAATATTGCCCTTGTTTCCTGTATCCACCGGGCACTGGAAAAGACTTCATTGCCTGTCGATGCGGTACAGCTGATAGAAGACACAAGCCATGAAACAGCATCCGAACTATTTCATCTAAAAGAATATATTGACGTATTGATTCCTCGGGGTGGAAAAAAATTGATCGATTTGGTCGTACGGGAAGCTTCTGTTCCGGTACTTGAAACGGGAGCAGGAAACTGCCACGTCTATGTCGACCAATCTGCAGACTATGATATTGCTGATAAAGTGGTCATCAATGCAAAAACCCAAAGACCATCCGTATGCAATGCGGCTGAAAGCTTATTGATCCAGGAAGATTGGTTCAATGAACATGGGAAAAAGTTATTGGAAAGTTTACAAGACGCAGGGGTCAAAATCATTGGGGACGAAAAGGTTTGCAAAGTGCTTCCAGGCGCTTCTCCTGCAACAGAAGAAGATTATGCAACGGAATTTTTAAGTTTGACAATCAGCGTGAAAATCGTAAAAGATGTAGATGAAGCGATTGACCATATCAATCATTTTGGCACGAAACATTCAGAAGCCATCATTACCAATGATGAGCGGAATGCGGAGAAATTTTTAAATCGTGTCGATGCGACAAGCGTCTATGTGAATGCTTCCACCCGTTTTACGGATGGTTTTGAGTTTGGCTATGGGGCCGAAATCGGCATCAGCACACAAAAACTTCATGCAAGAGGTCCAATGGGACTCCCTGCATTAACATCGACGAAATACTACATCCGCGGGAATGGCCAAATCAGAGGGTAA
- the proB gene encoding glutamate 5-kinase: MEKKRIVVKIGSSSLTNSKGEIDFEKLQDHVEAIAKVVEQGHEVLLVSSGAVAAGFRKLGYPTRPVTLKGKQAAAAVGQSLLIQLYAEQFAKYNITTAQVLLTRTDFSNKERYKNAFATFSELLERSILPIINENDTVSVTELTFGDNDMLSALVSGLVHADQLIILTDINGFYDDNPQKNPNAKRISRLTEITDDMLQLAQGAGSKVGTGGMQSKLLAARTALKAGVKVFIGKGSGPEKLMDILEGRGDGTYIERDELPVLPSQKQWISFTEAKGKLFIDKGAEDALLRRGKSLLPAGIYKVEGVFERGDVVEVYGESGLIGRGEVLYSSDEIAYACGKKTDELHDGFIEVIHRDKWVKI, from the coding sequence ATGGAGAAGAAACGAATTGTCGTTAAAATTGGTTCAAGTTCACTAACAAATTCAAAAGGCGAAATCGATTTTGAAAAATTGCAGGATCATGTGGAAGCCATTGCGAAAGTCGTGGAACAAGGACATGAGGTGCTGCTTGTTTCTTCCGGCGCTGTGGCGGCGGGATTCCGGAAACTCGGCTACCCTACCCGCCCGGTCACATTGAAAGGAAAACAAGCTGCTGCTGCTGTCGGTCAAAGCCTGCTCATTCAATTGTACGCGGAACAATTTGCCAAATACAACATCACTACAGCCCAAGTGCTGTTAACCCGTACCGATTTCTCCAACAAAGAGCGCTATAAAAATGCCTTTGCCACTTTCAGCGAATTGCTGGAACGCTCCATTTTGCCAATCATCAATGAAAATGACACCGTCTCAGTGACAGAACTCACCTTTGGCGACAATGACATGCTTTCCGCACTAGTCAGCGGATTGGTGCATGCAGACCAGCTGATCATTTTAACGGATATCAACGGCTTCTATGATGATAATCCTCAGAAAAATCCGAACGCCAAGCGGATTAGCCGTTTAACGGAAATCACCGATGACATGCTCCAGCTGGCACAAGGCGCAGGTTCAAAAGTCGGCACCGGCGGAATGCAATCGAAGCTCCTTGCCGCCCGCACAGCATTAAAAGCCGGGGTAAAAGTGTTCATCGGAAAAGGCAGCGGACCGGAAAAACTCATGGACATTTTGGAAGGCCGGGGTGATGGAACTTATATTGAACGTGACGAACTGCCGGTGCTCCCAAGCCAAAAACAATGGATTTCCTTTACGGAAGCCAAAGGGAAATTGTTCATTGATAAAGGGGCGGAAGATGCATTGCTGCGGAGAGGCAAAAGCTTGTTGCCTGCAGGGATTTATAAAGTGGAAGGCGTTTTTGAACGGGGAGATGTGGTTGAAGTATACGGGGAATCCGGCCTCATCGGTCGGGGAGAAGTGCTATACTCCAGTGACGAAATCGCTTATGCCTGCGGGAAAAAAACCGATGAGCTCCATGACGGTTTTATCGAGGTCATCCACCGGGATAAATGGGTGAAAATATAA
- a CDS encoding biotin transporter BioY, translating into MFINIDKGVDIVGDIHACFDEWLEMLDRLGYQKNEQGFYVHPKGRKMVSLGDVMSRGPKSIETMVFFLKHRHLMYMIDSNHGWKIARWLDGRNVQLKHGDEKVEEEFIEFERKNGKEKTVQLKKELRDMLINLPSHYILSEKGQPKLVCVHAGIREEFIGKESERIKNFCRYGDVAGVDQQGKPIRRDWYKQYKGDLLVVWGHDPKPEPLMVNNTINIDQGVVFGGKLTAYRYPENEFVFVDAKKDYAGVKDNPLKR; encoded by the coding sequence ATGTTCATAAATATAGACAAAGGAGTAGACATAGTAGGAGATATACATGCCTGTTTCGATGAATGGCTCGAAATGCTCGATCGATTGGGTTATCAAAAAAATGAACAGGGGTTTTATGTGCATCCGAAGGGGAGAAAAATGGTTTCTCTTGGGGATGTGATGAGCCGGGGGCCAAAATCCATTGAAACGATGGTATTTTTTTTAAAACATCGGCATTTAATGTATATGATCGATAGCAATCATGGCTGGAAAATTGCCCGATGGCTTGATGGAAGAAATGTTCAGCTGAAACACGGGGATGAAAAAGTGGAGGAAGAATTTATTGAATTCGAAAGGAAAAATGGAAAAGAAAAAACCGTACAGTTAAAAAAAGAATTGAGAGACATGTTGATTAATTTACCCTCCCACTATATACTTTCTGAAAAAGGGCAGCCGAAGCTTGTTTGCGTTCATGCGGGAATCCGTGAAGAATTTATTGGCAAAGAATCGGAAAGAATCAAAAATTTTTGCCGCTATGGCGATGTAGCAGGGGTTGATCAACAGGGAAAGCCGATACGCCGGGACTGGTATAAGCAATATAAAGGCGATTTGCTTGTTGTATGGGGACACGATCCAAAGCCGGAGCCGCTGATGGTGAATAATACCATCAACATTGACCAGGGGGTTGTATTTGGAGGGAAACTGACGGCCTACCGTTATCCGGAAAACGAATTCGTATTTGTGGACGCAAAAAAAGATTATGCGGGAGTGAAAGATAATCCGTTGAAAAGATAA
- a CDS encoding aspartyl-phosphate phosphatase Spo0E family protein, with translation MFNTLYKKVLKVVIEIKRKDMYRKAQELGFTHPEVVNCSQQLDHLLNKYTKEAA, from the coding sequence ATGTTTAACACACTATACAAAAAAGTGTTAAAAGTTGTGATAGAAATAAAAAGAAAAGATATGTACCGGAAAGCACAAGAACTTGGTTTCACACATCCGGAAGTTGTAAATTGCAGCCAACAGTTGGACCATCTGCTCAATAAATATACTAAAGAAGCGGCATAA
- a CDS encoding SNF2-related protein: MMIEKSSGWKEEFARRLNEGGPWDDWTLYKMAYDVVKDQLITDFSGLQAPKFLTNIQFLDHQIDAARTVIEKMNGKAILADEVGLGKTIEAGLILKEYILRGLVKKALILVPASLLTQWVDELNGKFSIPAIGCRKKNVPFEQYDFVVMSMDMAKRSPYREKIYEQDYDMIIIDEAHKLKNNKTQTYQFVQGLKKKFCLLLTATPIQNNIFEIFYLVSLLKPGHLGNIESFQAYFRKGKNGLQEDEYLKELVNQVMIRNRRQDTGIEWVGRHVETIPIQLTEEEQEVYGMIEHLKERINLYSNSFVMTTLLKEMCSSKEAAYLTLIKLKEKVQSREEREYIDEIIEKMSQLDVNSKAEKTYEIIQKAKEKVIIFTEYRATQLYLQWYLYQKGIKSVLFNGKFSKNKRDWMRKLFQDYADVLIATESGGEGINLQFCHHVINFDLPWNPMKIEQRIGRVHRFGQQSDVYIYNLAIQNTIEDRIIDLLTNKIDVFEKIVGDLDDILTNKVEERIYNSPNFVSNFHFEDYGLEDQLGFT; the protein is encoded by the coding sequence ATGATGATTGAAAAATCCTCCGGCTGGAAGGAAGAATTTGCGCGACGATTAAATGAAGGCGGTCCATGGGATGATTGGACATTATACAAAATGGCCTATGATGTCGTGAAAGACCAATTGATTACCGATTTTTCAGGATTGCAGGCGCCAAAGTTTTTGACTAATATTCAATTTCTTGACCATCAAATTGACGCTGCCCGGACGGTCATTGAAAAAATGAACGGAAAGGCGATTTTGGCGGATGAAGTGGGTCTCGGTAAAACCATTGAAGCCGGTTTGATTTTGAAGGAATACATTTTAAGGGGGCTTGTAAAAAAGGCATTAATATTGGTGCCGGCATCTTTGCTTACCCAGTGGGTCGATGAATTGAACGGGAAATTTTCCATTCCTGCCATTGGATGCCGGAAAAAGAACGTGCCTTTTGAACAATATGATTTTGTCGTGATGAGCATGGATATGGCAAAACGCAGTCCATATCGGGAAAAAATTTATGAACAGGATTATGATATGATTATTATTGATGAGGCCCATAAATTAAAAAACAACAAAACCCAAACGTACCAATTTGTACAGGGATTAAAAAAGAAGTTTTGCCTGCTGTTGACGGCAACCCCAATTCAAAATAATATTTTCGAGATTTTCTATCTTGTATCCTTGTTAAAACCTGGGCATTTAGGAAACATCGAAAGTTTCCAGGCCTATTTTAGAAAAGGGAAAAACGGTTTACAGGAAGACGAATATTTAAAAGAACTGGTGAATCAGGTGATGATCCGGAACCGCAGACAAGATACGGGCATTGAATGGGTGGGCAGACATGTCGAAACGATTCCGATTCAATTGACGGAAGAGGAACAAGAGGTCTACGGAATGATCGAGCATCTAAAAGAACGGATAAATCTATACAGCAATTCCTTTGTCATGACCACCTTATTAAAAGAAATGTGTTCCAGCAAAGAAGCGGCTTATTTAACATTGATCAAACTGAAAGAAAAAGTGCAGTCGCGGGAAGAAAGGGAATATATTGATGAAATCATAGAGAAAATGTCCCAATTGGATGTCAATTCAAAGGCGGAAAAAACTTACGAAATCATTCAAAAAGCAAAAGAGAAGGTCATTATCTTCACCGAATATCGTGCCACCCAACTTTATTTGCAATGGTATTTATATCAAAAAGGGATCAAAAGTGTCCTGTTTAATGGAAAATTCAGCAAAAATAAGCGGGATTGGATGAGAAAATTGTTCCAGGATTATGCGGATGTGCTCATCGCAACGGAATCAGGCGGGGAAGGGATCAACCTGCAATTTTGCCATCATGTCATCAATTTTGATTTGCCATGGAATCCGATGAAAATTGAGCAGCGAATCGGCCGTGTGCACCGATTTGGCCAACAATCGGATGTATATATTTATAATCTTGCCATTCAAAACACGATAGAAGACCGGATCATCGATTTATTGACGAACAAAATCGATGTATTTGAAAAAATTGTAGGGGACTTGGACGATATTTTAACGAACAAAGTGGAAGAACGAATATACAATTCTCCTAACTTTGTATCAAATTTCCATTTCGAGGATTATGGCTTGGAAGACCAGCTCGGATTCACCTGA
- a CDS encoding YqhG family protein — translation MLAEQIHDYLRTFFSVTDCEILEDTPNHLTVQLTSDIDKRIMNRPFYWQFVESTKAQPNPLKVTFITKRPENQEIRGEYIHYGSTRMYQIFQATKDLGSFVQLYENEEGASLFPWIGANFKVSYHTDQTKEMLFSLGINLIHGSVKSNFQDLLIGLKLTNELPRNAYCLPYIVSPMRAIERLETAIENYIANDDMTWADEAKKRWEREQEILDHFYVGVEEKPEIYEIEKKALEERFQPRIKIEIVSGGLFYLK, via the coding sequence ATGTTAGCAGAGCAAATCCATGACTATTTGCGGACTTTTTTTAGTGTAACAGATTGCGAAATTTTGGAGGATACACCCAATCATCTGACGGTACAGTTAACCTCCGACATCGATAAGCGAATCATGAATCGCCCTTTTTATTGGCAATTTGTTGAAAGCACAAAGGCACAACCCAACCCTTTAAAGGTGACCTTCATAACGAAAAGGCCGGAAAATCAAGAGATCCGTGGCGAATATATTCATTATGGTTCGACGAGGATGTATCAAATATTTCAGGCGACAAAAGATTTGGGTTCCTTTGTCCAACTGTATGAAAATGAAGAAGGGGCCAGCTTGTTTCCATGGATTGGCGCGAATTTTAAAGTTTCTTATCATACGGATCAGACAAAGGAAATGCTATTTTCTTTGGGGATCAATTTGATTCATGGAAGCGTCAAAAGCAATTTTCAAGACTTATTGATTGGACTGAAGTTGACGAATGAACTCCCGAGAAACGCCTATTGCCTTCCTTATATCGTTTCGCCGATGAGAGCGATTGAAAGATTGGAGACAGCCATTGAAAACTATATTGCCAATGATGATATGACGTGGGCGGATGAGGCGAAAAAACGATGGGAAAGGGAACAAGAAATTTTGGATCACTTTTATGTCGGTGTTGAAGAAAAACCTGAAATTTATGAGATTGAGAAAAAAGCGTTGGAAGAACGGTTTCAGCCGAGAATCAAAATTGAAATCGTCAGCGGGGGGCTGTTTTATCTGAAATAG
- a CDS encoding diguanylate cyclase, giving the protein MKDRTLGKLGTRLLHSIIVTASIIFIIILLAIISIRLFLNENIKGQRSLDAIDETATQIYQAVNDQIIGQRGYCITGDTYYLDTYDLGVEKYKKNAEDIRMQTKIFPLLVHKTDEFVEKGQYIQDELIAPLIFLTDKDQGVNTALLQQSEKALEEFRQMYSEYYWLVEEQRTIVRNTMRRKINTILISVVIAVFFTIVVAVIIEIIILKKVIQPIIQLSNSVKAYTEHDFTKNVPAYKKRDELSELIGNIDIMRSQLANNIQSLEYIANMDALTGLYNRRYFNQHIEEQWKRAIARSEPISLILLDIDHYKKFNDTYGHVKGDECLQKIADCLKQHNQFPDKIVCRYGGEEFCLLLNSSNEHEAEKLSEEIRKDVLGLKLPHESSPTHEFVTVSVGVATVVPKKGSNPNDLILMADEALYHSKNNGRNQVTLYKNEGVGE; this is encoded by the coding sequence GTGAAGGATAGAACATTAGGGAAATTGGGAACGCGTTTGTTGCATTCCATCATTGTAACAGCAAGCATTATTTTTATTATTATATTACTGGCGATTATCTCGATTCGCCTGTTTTTAAATGAAAATATTAAAGGGCAACGTTCATTGGATGCGATCGATGAAACCGCCACTCAAATTTATCAGGCAGTCAATGATCAAATCATCGGGCAAAGGGGATATTGTATAACGGGCGACACATATTATTTGGATACATATGATCTTGGAGTGGAAAAATATAAAAAGAATGCGGAAGACATTCGGATGCAAACGAAGATTTTTCCTCTATTGGTACATAAAACGGATGAATTCGTGGAAAAGGGACAATACATACAAGATGAGCTGATCGCCCCGCTCATTTTTTTGACTGATAAAGATCAAGGGGTCAACACGGCATTGCTGCAACAAAGCGAAAAAGCATTGGAAGAATTTCGGCAAATGTACAGCGAGTATTATTGGTTGGTGGAAGAACAAAGAACCATTGTAAGAAACACAATGAGAAGAAAGATCAATACAATCCTGATTTCCGTCGTCATTGCCGTTTTCTTCACCATTGTTGTTGCTGTCATCATCGAAATTATAATATTAAAAAAGGTCATCCAACCGATCATTCAATTAAGCAACAGTGTGAAAGCTTATACGGAGCATGATTTTACAAAAAATGTCCCCGCATATAAAAAACGGGATGAATTATCCGAATTAATTGGAAACATTGATATTATGCGCAGCCAACTGGCCAATAACATACAATCTTTGGAATATATAGCCAATATGGATGCATTAACGGGACTATATAACAGGAGATACTTCAATCAACATATAGAGGAGCAATGGAAAAGGGCGATAGCGCGTTCAGAGCCGATTTCCCTTATTCTCTTGGATATTGACCATTACAAAAAGTTTAATGATACATATGGTCATGTCAAGGGGGATGAATGCTTGCAAAAAATAGCCGACTGTTTGAAACAGCATAATCAGTTTCCGGATAAAATTGTATGCAGATATGGAGGAGAGGAATTTTGTCTGCTCTTGAATTCCTCCAATGAACATGAAGCGGAAAAACTTTCGGAGGAAATTCGGAAGGATGTTCTCGGATTAAAGCTGCCCCATGAATCATCTCCTACCCATGAATTTGTTACGGTGAGTGTCGGTGTAGCCACTGTCGTACCGAAGAAAGGATCCAATCCAAACGATCTCATTTTAATGGCGGATGAAGCATTGTATCATTCAAAAAATAATGGACGAAATCAAGTCACTTTATATAAAAACGAAGGTGTTGGTGAGTAA
- a CDS encoding carbonic anhydrase family protein, whose product MKIRHLILLLTFFSFLSATAYFSHQMTSPKQLTGNHEETITKKEVSYFEDETVYAEEKACEKGTMQSPIQIESADVVRKQAPSIRFSYGEEQLGLVKQKHTLEAVSKSNLNFITIDNEQYKFESFHFHQPSEHQIEGQSHDMELHLVHKNEKGELAVVAVFIQSGKENDMIKEVWKFLKDETLKEKEYEAFNLLQFIPEEKTAYYYEGSLTTPPCTEGVRWIIFENPIEFSKDQIALFSKFYGNNNRPLQPANGREIIKISVK is encoded by the coding sequence ATGAAAATCAGACATTTAATCCTCCTTTTGACGTTCTTTTCATTTTTAAGCGCAACGGCGTATTTTTCTCATCAAATGACGTCGCCAAAACAACTGACTGGAAACCATGAAGAAACAATCACCAAAAAGGAAGTATCCTATTTCGAAGATGAAACGGTATACGCTGAGGAAAAAGCCTGTGAAAAGGGGACGATGCAATCGCCAATCCAAATTGAATCGGCTGATGTCGTCCGCAAACAAGCTCCAAGCATCCGATTTTCTTATGGCGAGGAACAGCTGGGGCTGGTAAAACAAAAGCATACGTTGGAAGCTGTTTCAAAATCCAATTTGAATTTTATTACGATCGACAACGAGCAATACAAATTCGAATCATTCCATTTCCACCAGCCAAGCGAGCATCAGATAGAAGGTCAAAGCCATGACATGGAATTGCATCTAGTCCATAAAAATGAAAAAGGGGAACTGGCAGTCGTAGCGGTTTTTATTCAATCGGGCAAAGAAAACGATATGATAAAAGAAGTATGGAAATTTTTAAAGGATGAAACATTGAAAGAAAAAGAATATGAAGCCTTCAATCTTTTGCAATTCATCCCCGAAGAAAAAACAGCTTATTATTATGAGGGGTCATTGACGACTCCGCCATGTACAGAGGGGGTCCGGTGGATTATATTTGAAAATCCTATTGAATTTTCCAAGGATCAGATCGCCTTATTCAGCAAATTTTATGGCAATAATAACCGCCCGCTACAACCGGCAAATGGCAGGGAGATTATCAAGATTTCTGTAAAGTGA
- a CDS encoding polysaccharide deacetylase family protein — protein MSVHNVKILELLSIHEVNGYSLLKLKVFSFKDQMELYWLIDHETGNALQEICKFRGAERYRLSLQTSFNAQTQRYTSFVTKTYRDSSQKMNFHCSAKFHRQLERIKNCQSITSLLSFDFLFPNLPKEETLNVLENVEEDIHDSTGTASDVEETALVEETIEAIADSNDIQNETEIKEETVESEILTEEEEKISVDPEEKIEDSGVQDNIPEKDSVNEPAKEQKSDSVAHTYIFSKLPQLKRRFRSNKGFPQHLLTASLICAILLIVFIIIFDVLSSPKSKTVENADSSSTISEDNSSTADESTDPSEGGIPSLQIDDFLTFSIPDGNVALTFNDGPTKYTQAIVDVLKEKEVGGTFFFIGYNVQKHPDIVEYVHTNGFSIGSHSMTHAAMNEQTLEEQQYEISESKKVIEEIIGQPVKFFRPPNGLINETTQAAAEKEQTQIILWNLDPRDWESEKAEEIVEKIKSEPTSSSIITFHESAQVVEALPTIIDYLKQQNLKIVNLQ, from the coding sequence ATGTCTGTCCATAATGTTAAAATTCTCGAATTGTTGTCGATTCATGAAGTTAACGGATATAGCTTGCTTAAATTGAAAGTCTTTTCTTTCAAAGATCAAATGGAACTTTACTGGCTTATCGATCATGAAACCGGCAATGCCTTGCAAGAGATTTGCAAATTCCGTGGTGCCGAGCGCTACCGTTTATCTTTGCAGACCTCTTTCAATGCCCAAACGCAACGGTATACCAGTTTTGTGACAAAAACCTACCGCGATTCGAGCCAAAAAATGAACTTCCACTGTTCAGCCAAGTTCCATCGGCAGCTGGAAAGAATAAAAAATTGCCAAAGTATTACAAGTTTATTGTCTTTTGATTTTTTATTCCCGAATTTGCCGAAGGAAGAAACCCTCAATGTGCTGGAAAATGTCGAAGAGGATATCCATGATTCAACCGGGACTGCCTCCGATGTTGAGGAAACTGCCCTTGTTGAGGAAACAATCGAAGCAATCGCTGATTCAAATGATATTCAGAATGAAACCGAAATCAAAGAGGAAACGGTTGAATCGGAAATTCTTACGGAAGAAGAGGAAAAAATTTCAGTCGATCCGGAAGAAAAGATTGAAGATTCCGGTGTTCAAGATAACATACCTGAAAAGGATTCGGTGAATGAACCGGCAAAAGAACAGAAGTCTGATTCTGTTGCCCATACATACATATTTTCGAAGCTGCCGCAATTGAAAAGGCGATTCCGTTCCAATAAAGGATTCCCCCAACATCTATTGACCGCTTCATTAATATGCGCGATCTTATTGATTGTTTTTATTATTATTTTTGACGTTTTATCCAGTCCAAAATCCAAAACCGTTGAAAATGCCGATTCTTCATCCACAATTAGCGAAGACAATTCAAGTACCGCCGATGAAAGTACCGATCCATCAGAGGGTGGCATACCTTCACTTCAGATTGATGACTTTTTGACTTTCAGTATTCCGGATGGTAATGTTGCATTGACGTTTAACGACGGTCCAACTAAATATACACAGGCGATTGTGGATGTATTAAAGGAAAAAGAAGTGGGCGGAACATTTTTCTTCATTGGTTACAATGTCCAAAAACATCCGGACATTGTTGAGTATGTTCATACCAACGGGTTTTCCATCGGCAGCCATTCAATGACTCACGCAGCCATGAATGAGCAAACGTTGGAGGAACAACAATATGAAATCAGCGAATCCAAAAAAGTCATAGAAGAAATCATCGGCCAGCCGGTAAAATTTTTCAGACCGCCAAACGGTTTAATCAACGAAACGACCCAAGCGGCGGCGGAAAAAGAACAAACCCAAATCATTTTATGGAATCTTGATCCAAGGGATTGGGAATCGGAAAAAGCGGAAGAAATTGTGGAAAAGATAAAAAGTGAACCGACATCCTCTTCGATTATTACTTTTCATGAATCGGCACAAGTCGTTGAGGCGTTACCAACCATTATCGATTATTTAAAACAACAAAATCTAAAAATTGTCAATTTGCAATAA
- a CDS encoding reverse transcriptase-like protein translates to MKITIEWTYHHKGVETVFRSEEMPPAHALSVAEELMKTGRTKNILFLDEHDSTWTLKEIKKYIKEMETEPSNVTVYFDGGFNLESRISGLGCVIYFEQNGKKYRLRKNLTLDGLSSNNEAEYAALHFSVQELESLGVHHQTVRFIGDSQVVINQMSGEWPVYEKELMNWADRIDEYLNRLGIKPEFEPVSRKENEEADRLANQALDDIEIDGKIELQ, encoded by the coding sequence TTGAAAATCACAATCGAATGGACGTATCACCACAAGGGTGTGGAAACGGTTTTTCGTTCGGAAGAAATGCCTCCAGCCCACGCACTTTCCGTCGCGGAAGAGCTGATGAAAACCGGAAGAACAAAAAACATTCTTTTTTTGGATGAACATGATTCGACTTGGACATTGAAAGAAATAAAAAAATATATAAAAGAGATGGAAACGGAACCTTCGAATGTGACGGTTTATTTTGATGGCGGATTTAATCTTGAAAGCCGCATATCCGGGTTGGGTTGTGTCATTTATTTTGAGCAAAACGGAAAGAAATATCGGTTGCGGAAAAATTTGACTTTGGATGGTCTTTCTTCCAATAATGAAGCGGAATACGCAGCGCTTCATTTTTCTGTCCAAGAATTGGAGTCTCTTGGCGTCCATCACCAAACGGTCCGATTTATCGGCGATTCGCAAGTGGTGATCAATCAAATGAGCGGTGAATGGCCGGTTTATGAAAAAGAGTTGATGAATTGGGCGGATCGAATTGATGAATATTTGAACCGGCTTGGCATCAAACCCGAATTTGAACCGGTTTCCCGAAAAGAAAATGAAGAAGCGGACCGGTTGGCAAACCAAGCTTTGGATGATATCGAAATAGACGGGAAAATCGAACTGCAATGA